TGGCCGCTGCGGCCACCACCACTACCACCTTCCAGGTCACGGCAACCGTCACTTCTGCCTGTAGCGTCAGCGCGACCAATCTGAGCTTCGGCGCCTACGACCCGACCTCGGCGATTCCGAAGGACGCGACCAGCACGATCAACGTCACCTGTACCCTGCTGGCCCCCTATGCAGTCCGGTTGAGTGGCGGTGGTTCGGGCGACACCGCGGCGCGCGTGATGGATGGTGGCACCAGCACCGACCTGGGCTACCAGCTGTACTCCGACGCCCTGCGCACTACGG
This portion of the Nevskiales bacterium genome encodes:
- a CDS encoding spore coat U domain-containing protein — its product is MRITTKTLVTAAGIALVAPGMAAAATTTTTFQVTATVTSACSVSATNLSFGAYDPTSAIPKDATSTINVTCTLLAPYAVRLSGGGSGDTAARVMDGGTSTDLGYQLYSDALRTTVWGNTGTDDVAGVGGGLVAVPHTVYGRIAAGQDVEPGSYVDTVTVSVDF